A window from bacterium encodes these proteins:
- a CDS encoding cation:proton antiporter → MPALGLAIVLAFIRLLAGPSLPDRVVALDLITTIGIGIIAAYGVGAEQPVYLDVAIVVALISFVGTIAFAAYVERRKSEDGRSV, encoded by the coding sequence ATGCCGGCGCTTGGCCTGGCGATCGTGCTGGCTTTCATACGCCTGCTGGCCGGCCCGAGCCTGCCCGATCGCGTGGTCGCGCTCGATTTGATCACCACCATCGGCATCGGCATCATCGCGGCTTATGGCGTGGGCGCCGAGCAGCCGGTGTATCTCGACGTGGCGATCGTCGTGGCCTTGATCTCCTTCGTGGGCACCATCGCGTTTGCGGCATATGTGGAAAGGAGAAAATCCGAAGATGGCAGATCTGTTTAG
- a CDS encoding site-2 protease family protein — translation MKWSWKIGEFFGIGVYLHATFLLLIGFIALMHWFQGNSLSMLVSGVGFILALFGCVLLHEFGHALTAKKYGIKTRDITLLPIGGVARLERMPDDPRQELWVALAGPAVNVVIAIALFLWLVVTNTFEPLGGLTVTSGSFLERLMIVNIWLVLFNMLPAFPMDGGRVLRALLATRKGYARATQIAAGIGQGMAFLFGFIGLFTNPFLLFIAFFVWIGAAQEASMVQMKTAVGGIPVKLAMLTNFQTLASHDTLNRAIELILAGSQQDFPVVDDGKVVGVLTRGDLLMALGKFGKEASVRDAMQREFETVDATEMLEGAMVRLQTCQCHTLPVLQQGKMVGLVTMDNIGEFVMIQSALAGEKKRGWKPAFQG, via the coding sequence ATGAAATGGTCATGGAAAATCGGAGAATTCTTCGGCATCGGCGTTTACCTGCATGCCACCTTCTTGTTGCTGATCGGTTTCATCGCCCTGATGCACTGGTTTCAAGGTAACAGCCTGAGCATGTTGGTGTCCGGCGTGGGATTCATCCTCGCGCTCTTCGGTTGTGTGCTCTTGCATGAATTTGGCCATGCGTTGACCGCGAAAAAATACGGCATCAAGACGCGCGACATCACCCTGTTGCCCATCGGCGGCGTCGCCCGGCTGGAACGCATGCCCGACGATCCCCGCCAGGAATTGTGGGTCGCGCTCGCCGGCCCGGCCGTGAATGTCGTGATCGCCATCGCCTTGTTCCTTTGGCTGGTGGTAACCAACACCTTCGAGCCGTTGGGCGGTCTCACCGTCACCAGCGGCTCATTCCTCGAACGGCTGATGATCGTGAATATCTGGCTCGTTCTGTTCAACATGCTGCCGGCCTTCCCGATGGACGGCGGCCGGGTCTTGCGCGCTTTGCTGGCCACCCGCAAAGGCTATGCGCGCGCGACGCAAATTGCCGCGGGCATCGGCCAGGGCATGGCCTTCCTGTTCGGCTTCATCGGATTGTTCACCAACCCCTTTCTGCTGTTCATCGCCTTCTTCGTGTGGATCGGCGCCGCGCAGGAAGCCAGCATGGTGCAGATGAAAACCGCGGTCGGCGGCATTCCCGTGAAGCTGGCCATGCTCACCAACTTCCAAACCCTCGCCAGCCACGACACGCTCAACCGCGCCATCGAGTTGATTCTGGCAGGCTCGCAACAAGATTTTCCCGTGGTCGACGACGGAAAAGTCGTGGGCGTGCTCACCCGCGGCGATTTGCTGATGGCGCTCGGCAAATTTGGGAAAGAGGCCTCCGTGCGCGACGCGATGCAGCGCGAGTTCGAAACCGTGGATGCGACTGAGATGCTCGAAGGCGCGATGGTCCGGCTGCAAACCTGCCAATGCCACACTTTGCCGGTGCTGCAACAGGGCAAAATGGTCGGTTTGGTGACGATGGACAACATCGGTGAGTTCGTCATGATTCAAAGCGCGCTCGCGGGCGAAAAAAAACGCGGCTGGAAGCCGGCTTTTCAGGGTTGA
- the mnhG gene encoding monovalent cation/H(+) antiporter subunit G, translating to MADLFSLILMIIGSVFMLLAAIGVVRMPDLYLRMSATSKAATLGVICVMLAAALHFNDFAITARVIAIIVFLVLTAPVAAHKIARAAYLAGPGLWPGTRCDELEGRYDHDKQELTGVAAHARPDTRAVAPPGNSTPGA from the coding sequence ATGGCAGATCTGTTTAGTTTGATTCTCATGATCATCGGCTCGGTTTTCATGCTGCTCGCCGCGATCGGCGTGGTGCGCATGCCCGATCTCTATTTGCGCATGTCGGCGACCTCCAAAGCCGCGACCCTCGGCGTCATTTGCGTGATGCTGGCGGCGGCATTGCACTTCAATGATTTTGCCATCACCGCGCGCGTTATTGCCATCATCGTTTTTTTGGTTCTAACGGCGCCCGTAGCGGCGCACAAAATCGCGCGCGCCGCCTATCTCGCCGGCCCGGGCCTCTGGCCGGGAACCCGCTGCGATGAGCTGGAAGGCCGGTATGATCATGACAAACAGGAACTGACAGGTGTGGCTGCGCACGCGCGGCCAGACACGAGGGCAGTGGCGCCGCCCGGCAATTCAACACCGGGCGCCTGA
- a CDS encoding calcium/sodium antiporter has translation MDTMVLVLFALGLVLLIVGAEALVKGSSRLAAALGISPLVIGLTVVAYGTSSPELAVSIQSGLTGQADLALGNVVGSNIFNVLFILGLSAMIAPLVVSQQLVRLDVPLMIAVSLLLLLLALDGNLSRFDGLLFFSINIAYVVWAIRQSRKENQQVKEEYEKEYGAAGRSAKWWVNLILIIAGLGMLVLGSHWLVEGAVAVAQALGLSELIIGLTIIAAGTSLPEVATSIIASMRGERDIAVGNVVGSNIFNILAVLGLASLLAPNGVAVSPAALRFDIPVMIAVALACLPVFFTGFRIGRREGALFFAYYLAYTLYLILDATGHDQLDEFSLIMFEYITPLVALTLILLAAHAWRKRRRDQSLSPADEA, from the coding sequence ATGGACACGATGGTGCTGGTGTTGTTCGCTTTGGGATTGGTGTTGTTGATCGTCGGCGCTGAGGCCCTGGTGAAAGGCTCTTCGCGGTTGGCAGCGGCGCTCGGCATTTCGCCCTTGGTGATCGGACTGACGGTGGTGGCCTACGGCACCAGCTCGCCGGAATTGGCGGTCAGCATTCAATCCGGCTTAACTGGCCAGGCTGACCTCGCGCTGGGCAACGTCGTCGGCAGCAACATTTTCAACGTGCTGTTCATTCTCGGCCTTTCCGCAATGATTGCGCCGCTGGTGGTGTCGCAGCAGCTCGTTCGCCTCGATGTGCCGCTGATGATCGCGGTTTCGCTTTTGCTGCTGCTGCTGGCGCTGGACGGCAACCTGAGCCGCTTCGATGGCTTGCTGTTCTTTTCGATCAATATCGCGTATGTGGTCTGGGCGATCCGGCAGAGCCGCAAAGAGAATCAGCAGGTCAAAGAGGAATATGAAAAAGAGTACGGCGCCGCCGGCCGTTCCGCCAAGTGGTGGGTGAATCTCATCTTGATCATTGCCGGCTTGGGCATGCTGGTGTTGGGTTCACACTGGCTGGTCGAAGGCGCTGTTGCTGTGGCGCAAGCGTTGGGTTTGAGCGAGTTGATTATCGGCCTCACCATCATCGCTGCCGGCACCTCTTTGCCGGAAGTTGCAACTTCAATCATTGCCAGCATGCGCGGCGAGCGCGACATTGCCGTGGGCAACGTGGTGGGCAGCAACATCTTCAACATTTTGGCCGTGCTTGGACTAGCCAGCCTGCTCGCGCCCAACGGCGTGGCAGTCTCGCCGGCGGCGTTGCGCTTCGATATTCCCGTGATGATTGCGGTGGCGCTTGCCTGCCTGCCGGTTTTCTTCACCGGCTTCCGCATCGGCCGCCGCGAAGGCGCGTTGTTTTTTGCCTATTACCTTGCGTACACGCTTTATCTAATTCTCGATGCCACCGGCCACGATCAGCTCGACGAGTTCAGTCTGATCATGTTCGAATATATTACCCCTCTGGTCGCTTTGACGTTGATACTCCTGGCGGCACATGCGTGGCGCAAGCGGCGCCGCGACCAGTCGCTCAGCCCTGCAGATGAAGCATGA